The following coding sequences are from one Sesamum indicum cultivar Zhongzhi No. 13 linkage group LG11, S_indicum_v1.0, whole genome shotgun sequence window:
- the LOC105173286 gene encoding uncharacterized protein LOC105173286 isoform X2, producing MEEKEEGRAVNGVVVVDECWWWAAASAAQLGWGISTFRKGYAGDSRLMPFKAFAVASLFVGAAASAAVASLRASGLRS from the exons ATGGAGGAGAAAGAGGAAGGTAGAGCGGTGAATGGGGTGGTGGTAGTAGACGAGTGCTGGTGGTGGGCCGCCGCGAGCGCCGCCCAATTGGGGTGGGGCATTTCGACCTTCAGAAAGGGGTATGCCGGCGACTCGCGCCTCATGCCCTTCAAAGCCTTCGCTGTCGCTTCTCTCTTCGTTGGCGCCGCCGCATCCGCCGCTGTAGCCTCCCTCCGAGCTTCTGGTCTCCGTTCT taa
- the LOC105173286 gene encoding uncharacterized protein LOC105173286 isoform X1: MEEKEEGRAVNGVVVVDECWWWAAASAAQLGWGISTFRKGYAGDSRLMPFKAFAVASLFVGAAASAAVASLRASGLRSVEDMKALGTNIRTELGLRPRARDK, encoded by the exons ATGGAGGAGAAAGAGGAAGGTAGAGCGGTGAATGGGGTGGTGGTAGTAGACGAGTGCTGGTGGTGGGCCGCCGCGAGCGCCGCCCAATTGGGGTGGGGCATTTCGACCTTCAGAAAGGGGTATGCCGGCGACTCGCGCCTCATGCCCTTCAAAGCCTTCGCTGTCGCTTCTCTCTTCGTTGGCGCCGCCGCATCCGCCGCTGTAGCCTCCCTCCGAGCTTCTGGTCTCCGTTCT GTGGAAGACATGAAGGCCTTAGGTACAAATATACGGACTGAACTTGGATTACGTCCTAGGGCACGTGATAAGTAG